The Vibrio echinoideorum DNA window ACCTTGCCGAATACGCTACTCGTAATAACCAGCTCGCGTTATCGGCCCTAAACCAAATCAAAGATTCTATCGAGCAAGCAAAATTACAATTTGGCTCGGATAAAGTTGCTGTTGTTATAGGCACTAGCACCTCAGGTATTTCTGATGGCGAAGCGGCTTTCAAACATAAATTGACACACGATGAGTTTCCTGAGCATTACCATTACTCGAAACAAGAGCTTGGCAATACTTCTGAGTTCGTCAGCCAGTACTGCGCGATAACGGGGCCAAGTTATGCAATCTCGACGGCTTGCTCATCAAGTGGCCGTGTATTTCTCACCGCCGAGCGACTGTTAGACTCCGGCATGGCCGATGCTGTTTTGGTTGGAGGTGTCGATACCTTATGTAAACTTACGCTCAATGGCTTCCATGGCCTTGAAGCGCTTTCAACGACACATTGTCAGCCTTTTAGTACTTCTAGAGATGGTATTAATATCGGAGAAGCCGCCGCATTTATGCTGCTTAGCAAAATAAAACCATCGAACAACTTACCCAATATTGCTCTGTTAGGTTGTGGTGATAGTTCTGATGCGCACCATATATCAGCCCCTCACCCTGAAGGAAATGGCGCAGAACACGCCATGAGAAAGGCACTGAACGCTGCACAGCTAACAGCAGAGGACATCGGCTATATCAATGCCCATGGCACCGCTACGCCTCTCAATGACTCAATGGAAAGCAAAGCCATTCATCGTATTTTTGCAAACAAGGTTCCCGTCAGTTCCACCAAGCCACTCACCGGGCATACTCTTGGAGCCGCGAGTGCGATAGAAGCAGCAATAGCATGGCATATTTTAAAATATGACTTACCGCTTCCCTTACAAAAATGTCAGGATAAAGCTGAGGATATTGAGATTGATTTGGTAAACTGTGCCCAGAAACTTAAAGTAAAGAACATCTTAAGCAACTCTTTTGCTTTTGGTGGCAACAACATTAGCCTGATTTTTGGTGTAGTAAATGACTGATATCCCTTCTGTAGACCAACTCCTCCCACATGATGACCCGATGATATTAATCGATCGTGCTATCAGCGTAGAGGCGTTATCGATTCACTGCCAAGTGGATATTGGAGCACATAACCTGTTCTTTAACGCAGACACTCAAACCGTACCCGCTTATGTTGGTATCGAGTTTATGGCGCAGTCGGTTGCCGCTTGGTCTGGATACCACGCGATAAAAAACGGCACCACTCCACCCATCGGGTTCTTACTGGGTTCTCGTCGTTACAAATCACTTTGTGACCAATTTTATCAAGGACAAACCCTTGATATCTACGCCGAGCAACTGATGCAAGACAGTGGCATGGCCGTGTTTACCGCCAGAGTCGAAGACCAAGGCGAATTGGTGGCTCAATGCCAACTTAATGTCTATGTGCCAACTGAACAAAAATTACAAGAAATGAAAACTAGGAGCCCATCATGACCCGTCAGGTTTTAGTCACTGGTGCCAGTAAAGGCATTGGTAAAGCGATCGCTATTCAACTCGCAAAAGACGGATTTGAAATCGCCGTTCATTACATGGGTGACAAGCAAGGTGCCGAAGATACCTTAAAGTCGATCACTGAATTGGGTGGCGCAGGACGTCTGATCCAATTCGATATCAGCAATCGCAGTGAATGCCGTGAAACGCTTGAATCAGATATAGCTGAACATGGCGCTTACTATGGTGTAGTAAATAACGCGGGCATTACTCGTGATACGGCCTTCCCTGCCATGACGGAAGAAGAGTGGGATGGCGTGATCCATACCAATCTCGACAGCTTCTACAACGTACTTCACCCGTGCGTAATGCCTATGGTTCAAAAGCGTAAAGGCGGTCGAATCGTCACTTTGGCGTCAGTATCAGGCATCATGGGCAACCGTGGCCAAACTAACTATGCCGCAGCAAAAGCGGGCGTAATTGGCGCAACTAAGTCTCTTGCTCTTGAGCTCCCAAAACGCAAGATCACGGTAAACTGTGTTGCTCCAGGCTTAATCGATACCGGTATGGTTGATGAGCTCGTGAAAGATCACGCTCTACCTCAAGTTCCACTGCGCCGCATGGGCGAGCCAGAAGAAGTGGCTGGCCTAGTCAGCTACCTAATGTCTGATATTGCAGGCTACGTCACTCGCCAAGTAATTTCAGTCAATGGAGGCTTAGTATGACCCACCGCGTTGTTGTAACTGGCATGTCTGGTGTTACTGCCTTTGGTAATGATTGGCAGCACATCGAGCCAAAACTGAAAGCGTGTGAAAATGCCACTCAATATATGCCAAGTTTTGAGCAATACGATGGCCTCAACACTAAACTAGCTGCGCCTATTGATGGCTTCCAATTACCAAAACACTACAAACGTAAACAGGTACGAGGCATGGGTCGGGTTTCTCGCTTAGCCACTGTCGCGACTGAAGATGCTTTAACACAAGCCGGGGTGATTGAACATGATGTTCTAACTAA harbors:
- a CDS encoding beta-ketoacyl-[acyl-carrier-protein] synthase family protein; translation: MPIYIQYCGFHSALGSSVAEIHDCLTNEHRSNMVEVDDMLNDGKSTVVGKVAGDLPEIPQHLAEYATRNNQLALSALNQIKDSIEQAKLQFGSDKVAVVIGTSTSGISDGEAAFKHKLTHDEFPEHYHYSKQELGNTSEFVSQYCAITGPSYAISTACSSSGRVFLTAERLLDSGMADAVLVGGVDTLCKLTLNGFHGLEALSTTHCQPFSTSRDGINIGEAAAFMLLSKIKPSNNLPNIALLGCGDSSDAHHISAPHPEGNGAEHAMRKALNAAQLTAEDIGYINAHGTATPLNDSMESKAIHRIFANKVPVSSTKPLTGHTLGAASAIEAAIAWHILKYDLPLPLQKCQDKAEDIEIDLVNCAQKLKVKNILSNSFAFGGNNISLIFGVVND
- a CDS encoding hotdog family protein; the encoded protein is MTDIPSVDQLLPHDDPMILIDRAISVEALSIHCQVDIGAHNLFFNADTQTVPAYVGIEFMAQSVAAWSGYHAIKNGTTPPIGFLLGSRRYKSLCDQFYQGQTLDIYAEQLMQDSGMAVFTARVEDQGELVAQCQLNVYVPTEQKLQEMKTRSPS
- a CDS encoding 3-ketoacyl-ACP reductase FabG2; translation: MTRQVLVTGASKGIGKAIAIQLAKDGFEIAVHYMGDKQGAEDTLKSITELGGAGRLIQFDISNRSECRETLESDIAEHGAYYGVVNNAGITRDTAFPAMTEEEWDGVIHTNLDSFYNVLHPCVMPMVQKRKGGRIVTLASVSGIMGNRGQTNYAAAKAGVIGATKSLALELPKRKITVNCVAPGLIDTGMVDELVKDHALPQVPLRRMGEPEEVAGLVSYLMSDIAGYVTRQVISVNGGLV